Proteins encoded together in one Phoenix dactylifera cultivar Barhee BC4 unplaced genomic scaffold, palm_55x_up_171113_PBpolish2nd_filt_p 001234F, whole genome shotgun sequence window:
- the LOC120108236 gene encoding trafficking protein particle complex subunit 3-like, producing MAPLAPRTGDAVFANVERVNAELFTLTYGAIVRQLLTDLEEVEEVNKQLDQMGYNIGVRLIDEFLAKSGVSSCVDFRETADVIAKVGFKMFLGVTASVTNWDAEGTSCSLVLDDNPLVDFVELPDTCQGLYYCNILSGVIRGALEMVSMKTEVTWIRDMLHGDDAYELRVKLLKQVPEEYPYKDDE from the exons ATGGCCCCTCTCGCCCCAAGGACCGGCGATGCGGTCTTCGCCAACGTTGAACGCGTC AATGCGGAGCTGTTCACCCTTACGTACGGCGCGATCGTGCGGCAGCTCCTCACGGAtctggaggaggtggaggaggttaaTAAGCAGCTCGATCAGAT GGGTTACAATATTGGAGTTAGATTGATTGATGAGTTTCTGGCCAAGTCCGGTGTATCCAGTTGTGTCGACTTCAGGGAGACAGCTGATGTGATTGCCAAG GTTGGTTTCAAAATGTTCTTAGGGGTCACAGCATCTGTGACCAATTGGGATGCTGAGGGGACAAGTTGCAGCCTTGTTTTGGATGATAATCCCCTGGTGGACTTTGTTGAGCTTCCTGATACATGCCAGGGCCTTTACTACTGCAACATCTTGAGTGGAGTTATAAGAGGAGCATTGGAAATG GTGTCAATGAAGACTGAAGTCACCTGGATCCGAGATATGCTACATGGGGATGATGCATATGAGCTGCGAGTGAAACTTCTGAAGCAAGTTCCAGAGGAATACCCATACAAGGATGATGAATGA
- the LOC120108242 gene encoding NF-X1-type zinc finger protein NFXL1-like, whose product MQPASFESSRPRNDRRTGGGGGPRPHHRAAAGGNRQEWVPRVSTSSAASIHQPPSSGGDSINIPGPNLGHNRHRNHYPAGPAYVPLPAHPAEAPPDGADRGAVPQLVQEIQDKLAKGVVECMICYDMVRRSAPIWSCSSCFSIFHLPCIRKWARSPTSADISIPAAAPDGGGGGWRCPGCQSVQATLAKDLTYTCFCGCRRDPPNDFYLTPHSCGESCGKPLDKSPPSSAGDDDSRCPHVCVLQCHPGPCPPCKAFAPRRPCPCGKKTIVRRCSDRRSPLTCGQLCNHLLSCGRHRCNRVCHTGACSPCHALISASCFCKKKTEVVICGDTAVKGDLKEIDGLFSCDSICGRTFSCGNHHCNENCHPGPCGECELLPGKIKTCHCGKTELKEERESCLDPIPTCSGVCEKLLICGLHRCKETCHEGNCPPCLVQVDQKCRCGSSSRTVDCYKVSEERGNFVCDKPCGRKKNCGRHRCSERCCPLSKPGAQLSGDDWDPHLCSMPCEKKLRCGQHSCQLLCHSGHCPPCLETIFTDLTCACGKTSIPPPLPCGTPAPSCPHPCLFPQPCGHSASHTCHFGDCPPCSVPVAKECVGGHVLLRNIPCGSKDIRCNQLCGKTRQCGLHACARTCHPPPCDTSGLSGSGSVSGVKASCGQVCGAPRRDCKHTCTAPCHPSTPCPDLRCDFPVTITCSCGRITASVPCGAGGSTSGFLVDPMFEASIIQKLPVPLQPVEANGKKVPLGQRKLTCDEECAKLERKRVLAEAFDITPPNMDALHFGENTTASDLLADLFRREPKWVLAVEERFKFMVLGKAKGGASSGLRVHVFSHMSKEKRDAVRHIAERWKLSVQAAGWEPKRFLVVHVTPKSRPPARILGSKPGIPVTAPHPPAYDPLIDMDPRLVVAMLDLPRDADISALVLRFGGECELVWLNDKNALAVFGDPARAATALRRLDHGSPYQGAVVVLHNAGASGPSVSNAWGVGLRVGGVTAKSSNPWKKALASESDSWGGDWSGGPDAAVPVPVWRGNEAAPISASSNRWNVLNSDVGMNLMSSDSVEDRGSHPGLEGGVVMESRAGGLSSAGQGDGVGKVEMPEEVDDWEEAYE is encoded by the coding sequence ATGCAGCCGGCCTCCTTCGAGAGCTCCCGCCCCCGAAATGACCGGAGGACCGGTGGCGGCGGCGGACCCCGTCCTCACCACCGCGCCGCTGCTGGTGGAAACCGTCAGGAATGGGTCCCCCGCGTATCCACCTCCTCCGCGGCCTCCATCCACCAGCCGCCGTCTTCCGGCGGTGATTCCATCAACATCCCCGGCCCTAATCTCGGGCACAACCGCCATCGGAACCACTACCCTGCCGGCCCGGCCTACGTGCCCCTCCCTGCGCACCCGGCGGAGGCGCCGCCGGACGGGGCGGATCGGGGCGCCGTGCCGCAGCTGGTCCAGGAGATCCAGGATAAGCTCGCGAAGGGGGTCGTGGAGTGCATGATCTGCTACGATATGGTCCGCCGATCTGCTCCGATTTGGTCCTGCTCCAGCTGCTTCTCGATCTTCCACCTCCCCTGCATCCGGAAGTGGGCCCGCTCCCCCACCTCGGCCGACATCTCCATCCCTGCTGCTGCCCCcgatggcggcggcggcgggtggCGGTGCCCCGGGTGCCAGTCGGTGCAGGCCACCCTGGCCAAGGATCTCACCTACACCTGCTTCTGTGGCTGCCGCCGTGATCCCCCCAATGATTTCTACCTCACCCCTCACTCGTGCGGCGAGTCCTGCGGGAAACCCCTCGACAAGAGTCCGCCGTCGTCTGCCGGGGATGATGACAGCCGGTGCCCCCACGTGTGTGTTCTCCAGTGCCACCCGGGCCCCTGCCCGCCCTGCAAGGCATTCGCCCCCCGCCGGCCGTGCCCGTGTGGCAAGAAGACCATCGTCCGGCGGTGCTCCGATCGCAGGAGCCCATTAACCTGCGGCCAGCTGTGCAACCACCTCCTCTCCTGTGGCCGCCACCGCTGCAATCGTGTCTGCCACACCGGCGCTTGCAGCCCCTGCCATGCCCTCATCTCCGCCTCATGCTTCTGCAAGAAGAAGACCGAGGTTGTGATTTGCGGGGATACGGCGGTGAAGGGTGATCTCAAGGAGATCGACGGGCTTTTCTCGTGTGATTCCATTTGTGGGCGCACTTTCTCTTGTGGGAATCACCACTGCAATGAGAATTGCCATCCGGGCCCGTGTGGGGAGTGTGAGCTCTTGCCCGGAAAGATCAAAACTTGCCACTGTGGAAAAACTGAATtgaaggaggagagggaaagTTGCTTGGATCCGATCCCTACCTGTTCAGGGGTTTGTGAAAAGCTCCTCATTTGTGGGCTTCATCGATGCAAAGAGACTTGCCATGAGGGGAACTGTCCGCCGTGTTTGGTTCAGGTCGATCAGAAATGCCGTTGTGGGTCATCGAGCCGGACTGTGGACTGCTACAAGGTTTCCGAAGAAAGGGGCAATTTTGTGTGTGATAAGCCATGTGGTCGGAAGAAGAACTGCGGGAGGCACCGGTGCAGCGAGCGCTGCTGCCCATTGTCCAAGCCTGGCGCCCAGCTCTCAGGGGATGATTGGGATCCACATCTTTGCTCGATGCCATGCGAGAAGAAGCTTCGATGTGGGCAGCACTCGTGCCAGCTGCTATGCCACAGTGGCCACTGCCCACCATGTCTTGAAACCATTTTTACTGATCTTACCTGTGCTTGTGGGAAGACATCGATCCCTCCGCCACTCCCTTGTGGCACTCCGGCCCCTTCATGCCCCCACCCTTGCTTGTTCCCCCAGCCTTGTGGGCACTCAGCCTCGCACACCTGCCATTTTGGGGATTGTCCACCATGTTCGGTCCCTGTGGCAAAGGAATGCGTTGGAGGGCATGTGCTGCTAAGAAACATACCTTGTGGGTCGAAAGATATTCGTTGCAACCAGCTCTGCGGTAAGACTCGGCAATGTGGATTGCATGCTTGTGCGAGAACCTGCCATCCTCCTCCTTGTGATACTTCAGGTCTCTCTGGCTCTGGCTCTGTCTCTGGGGTGAAGGCTTCATGTGGGCAGGTCTGTGGTGCTCCTAGGAGGGATTGCAAGCACACTTGCACTGCTCCATGTCATCCTTCAACACCCTGCCCCGATCTCAGGTGTGATTTCCCTGTTACCATCACTTGTTCTTGTGGCCGGATAACTGCCAGTGTGCCCTGTGGAGCTGGAGGCAGCACAAGTGGGTTCCTTGTAGACCCAATGTTTGAAGCCTCTATCATTCAGAAGCTCCCTGTTCCCTTACAGCCAGTGGAAGCCAATGGGAAGAAGGTGCCTCTTGGACAGAGGAAGCTCACCTGTGATGAGGAGTGTGCGAAGCTGGAGAGGAAACGGGTCCTTGCGGAGGCATTTGACATAACTCCCCCTAACATGGATGCCTTGCATTTTGGTGAGAACACTACAGCATCAGACTTGCTTGCTGACCTCTTCAGACGAGAGCCGAAGTGGGTGTTGGCTGTGGAAGAGAGGTTCAAGTTCATGGTGCTTGGAAAAGCCAAGGGAGGTGCATCAAGTGGCCTCAGAGTCCATGTCTTCAGTCATATGTCGAAGGAGAAGAGAGATGCTGTTAGGCATATAGCTGAGAGATGGAAACTCTCAGTCCAAGCAGCAGGTTGGGAGCCGAAGCGGTTCCTAGTAGTTCATGTTACacccaagtccaggcctcctgCTCGGATCCTGGGCTCTAAACCCGGCATTCCAGTAACTGCTCCCCATCCACCGGCTTATGATCCCCTGATCGACATGGATCCTAGGCTTGTCGTTGCAATGCTAGACTTGCCAAGGGATGCAGATATAAGTGCATTAGTTCTGAGGTTTGGTGGAGAATGTGAGCTGGTGTGGTTGAATGACAAGAATGCTTTAGCTGTTTTCGGGGATCCAGCAAGGGCGGCGACTGCTCTAAGGCGGTTGGATCATGGGTCTCCTTACCAGGGTGCTGTAGTGGTTCTTCATAATGCTGGGGCATCAGGTCCTTCGGTGAGTAATGCATGGGGAGTGGGATTGAGGGTAGGGGGAGTGACTGCAAAGAGCAGCAATCCATGGAAGAAGGCTCTTGCCTCAGAATCGGATTCATGGGGCGGGGACTGGTCTGGCGGGCCTGATGCAGCAGTGCCTGTGCCTGTGTGGAGAGGGAACGAAGCTGCCCCAATCTCAGCTTCCTCAAACCGGTGGAATGTTCTCAATTCAGATGTGGGTATGAATTTGATGTCATCTGACTCAGTGGAGGATCGTGGTTCACATCCTGGGTTGGAAGGTGGTGTGGTGATGGAATCAAGAGCAGGTGGTTTAAGTTCAGCAGGGCAGGGTGATGGAGTTGGTAAGGTAGAGATGCCTGAAGAGGTGGATGATTGGGAAGAAGCTTATGAGTAA